The Phormidium sp. PBR-2020 DNA segment TTCGCACCGCTTAAGCGAGCGCCATTGAGGTTCGTCCAGTTGAGATTGGCGTTCGCTAGATTCGCTGAGCGCAAGTTAATCCCATCGAGATTGGCTCCACAGAGGTTAACTCCCGGAAGATTGGCGCGGTACAAACTCACCCCGCGCAATATCGCACCACTGAGTGTTGCACCTTCTAAATTAGCTTGCATCAGTTGAGCGCCTTGCAAGTTGGCTTTGGTTAAGTCCGTCTCAATCAAAGACCCTTGCCTGAGCTTGACAAAACTCAAATTGGCACTGTAGAGAAACGCGCCATTGAGTTTCGATGCCACCAAAAAGCAGCGTTCTAGGTGAGCGCGGGCTAAGGACGCTTCCATTAAATTCGAGTCAGAGAAATCACAGCGAACAAACTCAGCTCCGATGAGGTTGGCAGACCTTAAATCGGCTCTACGAAAGTTACGTTCTCCGGCTAGATATCGTTGAACAATATCATCACAGTTCATGGTTAAAACTCCTACTCTCCACTTAGGGCTGCAAGTCAAGCTGCTACTTCTAAGTGACGGTTGATGGGTCTGAGATCAGAGTTTTTAGGCTAGAAAGTCTCGGTATTTTTACTGAGGTTTGAATGGGTTTAAGGATGGATCATATTGATCCCCATCATGGGCGTTGTAGCAACCGTGGTTTCAAGGGAATGATCCGGATCTGATCTCTTAATTATTTTAAAAGCTTGTTTAAGATTTTGCGATCGCCCGTTAATAATGTTAACAAATTGCGACAAAGTTAGGCGAACTCCTGACAAAATGACTCAATTTCCCCCGACGTTTAGGCATTTGTACTGGAGTCATCAATGTGTTGAGTGAGTATTGTTTTTTTAATCAACCCCAATCGCAGGTCAGAGAAGGGGCGATCGCCTCAAAAAATAGCACACTACATCTAGTGAATTAAGTCGATTTTGTTTCTGAAAAAACACTATATAGACTATATACTAGATCGAGTCCGTGGAGATTAGCCTCGGGAGTGACGCGAGTCCTCCCCTATCCCCTGAGACGATTCAACCCACTGCGAGTAGAGCTAATACAGCACTTATGACGATAGTCCCTATGCACTCAACCTTAGAACTCAACGCCATTGCCACCCAAGCTGCCAAGATTTCCGTCATTCGCCGGGATGGCTCGTCCACCCCGCTTGATGTCACGAAAATCCGGCGTGTGGTCAACTGGGCC contains these protein-coding regions:
- a CDS encoding pentapeptide repeat-containing protein gives rise to the protein MNCDDIVQRYLAGERNFRRADLRSANLIGAEFVRCDFSDSNLMEASLARAHLERCFLVASKLNGAFLYSANLSFVKLRQGSLIETDLTKANLQGAQLMQANLEGATLSGAILRGVSLYRANLPGVNLCGANLDGINLRSANLANANLNWTNLNGARLSGANLRGAQLNGVKLKAAWMNGLELNDVEFVGMELQEVKLGCISVRRVSNYTQ